One window of uncultured Trichococcus sp. genomic DNA carries:
- a CDS encoding AEC family transporter, translating to MPVSEMQFASLFRYKGRAIDIPSPEIYGTLILLLESAFRYSRRLRNINFTSRNGEDQLENFSIALNAVMPLLLYMLIGQVLLRARLLDGTTYQKLNNAIFRFFLPVNLLMNVYEADVRSTFRVDVLLFAVGLTLSVFCLFALLIPRVEKDNAKRGVMLQGTFRSNFVLFGLPIATSLLSESQLGMTSILIAVIVPLNNVLSVVALSIYSDHKIQPGRIILGILKNPMFIGTLAGILISLSGLRFPLFLDDTLTGIKGLVTPLALIVMGGTFRFDALKNARIQLAMTVFFKLVLIPIFGLTLAVLYGLTGENLVPMLTMLGGPTAVSSYTMAQQMGGDPDLASQIVVFTTIFSMFSLVVFITVLKSLLLI from the coding sequence ATGCCAGTGTCAGAAATGCAGTTTGCCAGTCTGTTCCGTTATAAAGGTCGTGCAATCGATATTCCATCACCAGAGATCTATGGTACACTGATACTGTTGCTTGAATCAGCCTTTCGTTATTCACGTAGGCTACGTAACATCAATTTTACTTCCAGAAACGGAGAGGATCAGTTGGAGAATTTTTCGATTGCGTTGAACGCAGTAATGCCTTTATTGTTGTACATGTTGATCGGACAGGTATTGTTGAGGGCCCGTCTGTTGGACGGTACGACCTATCAAAAATTGAATAACGCCATTTTCCGGTTCTTTTTGCCGGTCAATCTCCTGATGAACGTTTACGAAGCCGATGTCAGAAGCACCTTCAGAGTGGATGTGCTCCTGTTCGCTGTCGGCCTTACCTTGAGCGTCTTCTGCCTTTTTGCATTGCTTATTCCGCGGGTCGAAAAGGACAATGCCAAGCGCGGAGTGATGCTGCAAGGGACATTCCGCTCCAATTTTGTCTTGTTCGGATTGCCGATTGCCACTTCGTTGTTGTCGGAAAGCCAATTGGGGATGACATCGATACTGATTGCGGTCATCGTTCCTCTGAACAATGTTCTGTCGGTTGTGGCGCTTTCCATCTATTCGGACCATAAAATCCAACCCGGTCGGATCATCCTGGGCATCCTTAAGAATCCGATGTTCATCGGTACACTTGCAGGGATATTGATCAGCCTTTCCGGATTGAGATTCCCTCTATTCCTCGACGATACGTTGACCGGCATCAAAGGGCTGGTCACACCTTTAGCATTGATTGTCATGGGCGGTACTTTCCGTTTTGACGCATTGAAGAATGCGCGTATCCAACTGGCAATGACGGTATTCTTCAAGTTGGTTTTGATTCCGATTTTCGGTCTGACGCTGGCTGTCCTCTACGGATTGACCGGAGAAAATTTGGTGCCGATGCTGACGATGCTGGGTGGTCCGACGGCTGTATCCAGCTACACGATGGCGCAACAGATGGGCGGGGATCCGGACTTGGCGAGCCAAATCGTCGTATTCACCACCATCTTTTCGATGTTCAGTCTGGTCGTGTTCATAACGGTCCTGAAATCATTGTTATTGATTTGA